A section of the Mycolicibacterium anyangense genome encodes:
- a CDS encoding nitrite/sulfite reductase: MTQPTNTARPAKRRGEGQWALGYREPLNPNEQNKKDDNPLNVRARIESIYAKQGFDSIDKSDLRGRFRWWGLYTQRKPGYDGTWTGDENTDMLEDEFFMLRVRSDGGALTTAALRTLGGISTEFARDTADISDRENVQYHWIRVEDMPEIWRRLDEVGLQTTEACGDCPRVVLGSPLAGESLDEVIDGTPAVEEIVRRYVGKLEYSNLPRKFKTAISGLQDVVHEVNDVAFIGVEHPEHGPGFDLWVGGGLSTNPMLGQRVGAWVPIDEVPDVWEGVVSVFRDYGYRRLRSKARLKFLIKDWGVEKFREVLETEYLKRPLIDGPAPAPVVRPIDHVGVQRLKNGLNAVGVAPIAGRVSGTILTKVADLAEAAGSQRVRFTPYQKLIILDVADDKLDELIAGLDAIGLPSSPSHWRRNLMACTGIEFCKLSFAETRVRAQSLVPELEKRLEDINSTLDVPVTVNINGCPNSCARIQVADIGFKGQMVDEGNGPEEGFQVHLGGSLGLDSNFGRKLRQHKVLSTELGDYIERVVRNFVKQRTEGERFAQWAVRADEGDLR; this comes from the coding sequence ATGACCCAGCCGACCAACACGGCCAGGCCAGCCAAGCGACGCGGCGAGGGCCAGTGGGCCCTGGGTTACCGCGAACCGCTCAACCCCAATGAGCAGAACAAGAAGGACGACAACCCGCTGAACGTGCGGGCGCGCATCGAGTCCATCTACGCCAAGCAGGGCTTCGACAGTATCGACAAGAGCGACCTGCGTGGCCGGTTCCGGTGGTGGGGGCTCTACACCCAGCGCAAGCCCGGTTACGACGGCACCTGGACCGGTGACGAGAACACCGACATGCTCGAGGACGAGTTCTTCATGCTGCGGGTGCGCAGCGACGGCGGAGCACTGACCACCGCGGCGCTGCGGACACTCGGCGGCATCTCGACCGAGTTCGCCCGCGACACCGCCGACATCAGCGACCGCGAGAACGTCCAGTACCACTGGATCCGGGTCGAGGACATGCCGGAGATCTGGCGCCGGCTCGACGAGGTCGGTCTGCAGACCACCGAGGCCTGCGGCGACTGCCCGCGCGTCGTGCTGGGCTCCCCCCTTGCCGGCGAGTCACTCGACGAGGTCATCGACGGCACCCCCGCCGTCGAGGAGATCGTGCGCCGCTACGTCGGCAAGCTCGAGTACTCGAATCTGCCGCGCAAGTTCAAGACCGCGATCAGTGGTCTGCAGGACGTGGTGCACGAGGTCAATGACGTCGCGTTCATCGGTGTCGAGCACCCCGAGCACGGCCCCGGTTTCGACCTGTGGGTCGGTGGCGGGTTGTCGACGAATCCGATGCTGGGACAGCGGGTGGGCGCCTGGGTGCCGATCGACGAGGTTCCCGACGTGTGGGAAGGCGTGGTGAGCGTCTTCCGCGACTACGGCTACCGGCGGCTGCGGTCGAAGGCCCGGCTGAAGTTCCTGATCAAGGACTGGGGCGTTGAGAAGTTTCGCGAAGTTCTCGAGACCGAGTATCTGAAGCGGCCGCTGATCGACGGGCCGGCGCCGGCGCCCGTCGTGCGGCCCATCGACCATGTCGGTGTGCAACGGCTGAAGAACGGGCTCAACGCCGTCGGCGTCGCGCCCATCGCGGGCCGGGTCTCGGGCACGATCCTGACCAAGGTCGCCGACCTGGCCGAGGCCGCCGGCTCCCAGCGGGTCCGGTTCACGCCGTACCAGAAGCTGATCATCCTCGACGTGGCTGACGACAAGCTCGACGAGCTCATCGCGGGCCTGGATGCGATCGGGCTGCCGTCGTCACCGTCGCATTGGCGGCGCAACCTGATGGCCTGCACGGGAATCGAGTTCTGCAAGCTCAGCTTCGCCGAGACCCGGGTAAGGGCACAGAGCCTGGTGCCCGAACTGGAGAAGCGCCTCGAGGACATCAACTCCACGCTCGATGTGCCGGTGACCGTCAACATCAACGGCTGCCCCAACTCGTGCGCCCGCATCCAGGTCGCCGATATCGGCTTCAAGGGTCAGATGGTCGACGAGGGCAACGGCCCGGAGGAAGGCTTCCAGGTGCACCTGGGCGGCAGCCTGGGTCTGGACAGCAACTTCGGCCGCAAGCTGCGCCAGCACAAGGTGCTCTCCACCGAGTTGGGTGACTATATCGAGCGTGTCGTCCGCAACTTCGTGAAACAAAGAACCGAGGGAGAGCGTTTCGCCCAGTGGGCCGTTCGTGCTGACGAGGGTGATTTGCGATGA
- a CDS encoding sirohydrochlorin chelatase — protein sequence MPLILTAHGSADPRSATVTHAVADQIRLQRPALDVRVAFCEKNSPNLRDVLQAHNEPAVVSPLLLASAYHARVDIPAMIAEADADVLQADALGEDPRLVQVMRERLAHTGVGPHDHEVGVLVVAVGSSRPQANARTATLAGALSDGAHWAAAQVAYATGPQPSVRDGIELLRQSGARRIVLAPWFIAPGRITDRVAEIAEAEGIAMADPLGAHPLVAETVLDRFDRAVAQRAAA from the coding sequence CTGCCGCTGATCCTGACCGCGCACGGCAGTGCCGATCCGCGCTCGGCCACGGTGACACACGCGGTGGCCGACCAGATCCGGCTGCAGCGGCCCGCATTGGACGTTCGAGTCGCGTTCTGCGAGAAGAACTCCCCCAACCTGCGCGACGTATTGCAGGCGCACAATGAACCTGCTGTGGTCAGTCCCCTGCTGCTGGCCAGCGCCTACCATGCCCGGGTGGACATCCCGGCGATGATCGCCGAGGCCGATGCCGATGTGTTGCAGGCCGACGCCCTCGGCGAGGACCCGCGCCTGGTGCAGGTCATGCGTGAACGCCTGGCCCACACCGGTGTCGGCCCGCACGACCACGAGGTGGGGGTGCTGGTAGTGGCCGTCGGGTCGTCGCGGCCGCAGGCCAACGCCCGCACGGCCACCCTCGCCGGCGCGCTGTCCGATGGCGCCCATTGGGCAGCCGCACAGGTGGCTTACGCCACCGGACCGCAGCCGTCGGTGCGCGACGGGATCGAGCTGCTGCGGCAGTCCGGCGCCCGCCGGATCGTGCTGGCGCCGTGGTTCATCGCGCCGGGACGCATCACCGACCGGGTGGCCGAGATCGCCGAAGCCGAGGGCATCGCGATGGCCGATCCGCTGGGCGCACACCCACTAGTGGCCGAAACGGTGCTCGACCGATTCGACCGCGCGGTGGCGCAGCGCGCCGCGGCTTAG
- a CDS encoding phosphoadenylyl-sulfate reductase — MSIGVHEMTEADLRALAERGAAELDGASAADLLAWTDQNFAGTYVVASNMQDAVLVDLAAKVRPGVDVLFLDTGYHFAETIGTRDAVEAVYDVHIVNVTAEHSVAEQDRLLGKDLFSRDPNECCRLRKVTPLRKALAGYSAWVTGIRRVESPTRANAPLISFDEAFGLVKINPLAAWTDEDMQDYINAHGVLVNPLVDEGYPSIGCAPCTAKPVEGADPRSGRWQGLAKTECGLHVS; from the coding sequence ATGAGTATTGGGGTGCATGAGATGACCGAGGCCGACCTGCGGGCGCTCGCCGAGCGCGGTGCCGCCGAACTGGACGGCGCCAGCGCCGCCGACCTGCTGGCATGGACCGACCAGAATTTCGCCGGCACCTATGTGGTGGCGTCGAACATGCAGGACGCGGTGCTGGTCGACTTGGCCGCCAAGGTTCGTCCCGGGGTGGACGTGCTGTTCCTGGACACCGGCTATCACTTCGCCGAGACGATCGGCACCCGCGACGCGGTCGAGGCCGTCTACGACGTGCACATCGTCAATGTCACCGCCGAGCACAGCGTGGCCGAACAGGATCGGTTGCTGGGCAAGGACCTGTTCTCCCGTGACCCCAATGAGTGCTGCCGGCTGCGCAAGGTGACCCCGCTGCGGAAGGCCCTGGCGGGCTATTCGGCCTGGGTGACCGGGATTCGGCGGGTGGAATCGCCGACTCGCGCCAACGCCCCGCTGATCAGCTTCGACGAGGCGTTCGGCCTGGTGAAAATCAATCCGCTGGCAGCCTGGACCGACGAGGACATGCAGGACTACATCAACGCCCATGGTGTGCTGGTGAATCCGCTTGTCGACGAAGGGTATCCGTCGATCGGTTGCGCTCCGTGCACCGCCAAACCGGTCGAGGGCGCCGACCCGCGTAGCGGCCGCTGGCAGGGCCTGGCCAAAACCGAATGCGGACTTCACGTTTCGTGA
- the hemW gene encoding radical SAM family heme chaperone HemW produces the protein MSVRPDPAAVPHLVVTPGTAFGIYVHVPFCATRCGYCDFNTYTAGELGGATPQGWLAAARAELAMAADVLGEVVVDTVFVGGGTPSLLGGDGLAAVLAAIGDKFPLAPDAEITTEANPESTSAEFFEQIRSAGYTRVSLGMQSAVPRVLATLDRTHSPGRALEAAAQATAAGFEHLNLDLIYGTPGESDDDLRRSVEAVLSADVDHVSAYALVVEEGTALARRVRRGEITRPDDDVLAHRYELLDTWLSDAGLQWYEVSNWSSPGGECRHNLGYWNGGQWWGVGPGAHGFVGNVRWWNVKHPNAYAQKIDEEQLPIADFERLDAHDRHVEDVLLRIRLRGGLPVGLLTESERERAEHAVPAGLLTAVDGHLVLTRRGRLLADAVVRDVLYD, from the coding sequence ATGTCGGTTCGCCCCGATCCGGCCGCCGTGCCCCATCTCGTCGTTACTCCGGGTACGGCGTTCGGCATCTACGTTCATGTCCCTTTTTGCGCCACCCGGTGCGGGTACTGCGACTTCAACACCTACACCGCCGGTGAGCTCGGCGGCGCGACCCCGCAGGGCTGGTTGGCCGCGGCCCGCGCCGAGTTGGCGATGGCCGCCGACGTGCTCGGCGAGGTGGTCGTGGACACCGTCTTCGTCGGTGGCGGAACCCCCTCGCTGTTGGGCGGCGACGGACTGGCGGCGGTGCTCGCCGCGATCGGCGATAAGTTCCCGCTGGCGCCGGACGCCGAGATCACCACCGAGGCCAACCCCGAGTCGACGTCGGCGGAATTCTTCGAGCAGATCCGGTCGGCCGGCTACACGCGGGTGTCGCTGGGCATGCAATCGGCGGTCCCGCGGGTACTGGCCACACTGGACCGGACGCATTCACCGGGGCGCGCACTCGAGGCCGCCGCGCAGGCCACGGCGGCAGGATTCGAGCACCTCAACCTCGATCTGATCTACGGCACGCCGGGCGAGTCCGACGACGATCTGCGCCGGTCGGTCGAGGCGGTGCTGTCCGCCGATGTCGACCACGTGTCGGCCTACGCCCTGGTGGTGGAGGAAGGCACGGCGCTGGCCCGCCGGGTCCGGCGCGGCGAGATCACCCGGCCCGACGACGACGTCCTGGCGCACCGCTATGAACTGCTCGACACCTGGCTGTCCGACGCCGGCCTGCAGTGGTACGAGGTGTCCAACTGGAGCTCACCCGGCGGCGAATGCCGGCACAATCTCGGCTACTGGAACGGCGGACAGTGGTGGGGCGTAGGTCCCGGTGCGCACGGCTTCGTCGGAAATGTCCGGTGGTGGAATGTCAAGCACCCCAACGCCTATGCGCAGAAGATCGATGAAGAACAGTTGCCGATAGCCGATTTTGAACGGCTCGACGCTCACGACCGCCATGTCGAAGATGTGCTGCTGCGCATCCGGTTACGCGGCGGGCTGCCCGTTGGCCTGTTGACCGAGTCCGAACGCGAGCGTGCCGAGCACGCCGTCCCCGCCGGCCTGCTGACTGCTGTGGATGGGCATCTGGTGCTGACCCGGCGTGGGCGTCTGCTCGCCGATGCCGTGGTGCGCGACGTCCTCTACGACTAG